From a single Glycine soja cultivar W05 chromosome 19, ASM419377v2, whole genome shotgun sequence genomic region:
- the LOC114399253 gene encoding probable inactive leucine-rich repeat receptor-like protein kinase At3g03770 isoform X1: MPLLIIFSLPKVLSLTLSYATASHLCLLVVPFLPLKLVAKFDVHIQKVWCLMLRVGSMRYFYLYLVVLTWFLSIPCTHELQLAQTQVLLQLRKYLEYPTSLQMWENYNVDLCSLPPSAHVSLKCEGNSVTELKIIGDRAVKVDKFNGPAVPNHTLSLSFSIDSFVTTLTRLTNLRVLRLVSLGIWGPLPDKIHRLSLLEVLDMSLNFLYGSVPPRMSTMVKLHTLTLDGNGLNSTMPDWFDSLTNLSVLSLKSNHLKGSFPSSLCKIRSLVDISLSHNELSGGLPDLIALSGLHVLDLRENHLDSELPLMPKAVVTILLSKNSFSGEIPNQFSELGHLQHLDLSSNHLSKMPPSSLFSLPNISYLNLASNELSGSLPQKLNCGSKLGFVDISSNKLNAGLPSCLANTSGKRVIKYGGNCLSIDSQPQRQGTYCKESSLGKKNFWKWKIAAAVAMIIVIVLVLSAFGVFFYRKYHSREMYRHQMLPKAVQDNSITGVSSEVLASARFVSQVVKLGTQATPTCRQFSIEELKEVTRNFDLSTYIGEGSLGKLYKGKLENGTYVVIRCVALSKKCSIQNLKARLDLLSKLNHPNLVSLLGHCVDGDGQDDSSGLKLHLVYEYVLNGSYRTHLSEFSSDKGLKWSDRLSILIGVAKAVHFLHTGVIPGCFRNQLKTNNILLDEHHIPKLSDYGMSMIAEEIEYLEAKGEYPKSCQREKLEDDVYNFGLILFESLVGPIASKKGEKYFLDEKTSFDSQDGRIKIVDPVVLTTCCPESLSIAISITTKCISPESSAPPSFEDVLWNLQYAAQVQATADAEQKSDSTS; this comes from the exons ATGCCCctccttattattttttcacttccCAAAGTGTTGTCCCTCACTCTATCTTATGCTACTGCTTCTCATCTTTGCCTCCTAGTG GTGCCCTTTCTCCCTTTGAAATTGGTAGCTAAGTTTGATGTTCACATTCAAAAAGTTTGGTGCCTAATGCTCAGAGTTGGTTCAATGAGATATTTTTACCTCTATCTTGTGGTTCTTACTTGGTTTTTGTCCATCCCTTGTACCCACGAACTACAACTTGCTCAGACCCAAGTTCTGTTACAGTTAAGAAAGTATCTGGAGTACCCTACCTCTCTGCAAATGTGGGAAAATTACAATGTAGACCTTTGTAGCCTTCCTCCATCTGCACATGTGAGCCTTAAGTGTGAGGGTAATTCAGTAACTGAGCTTAAAATTATAGGAGATAGAGCTGTGAAGGTTGACAAGTTCAATGGACCTGCAGTTCCCAATCATACACTGTCACTGAGCTTCTCCATTGATTCTTTTGTCACCACATTGACGAGGTTAACCAACTTAAGGGTCCTTAGATTGGTGTCCTTGGGGATTTGGGGGCCACTTCCTGATAAAATTCATAGGCTGTCTTTGCTTGAAGTTTTGGATATGAGTTTAAATTTCTTATATGGTTCAGTGCCACCAAGAATGTCTACAATGGTCAAGCTTCATACACTGACACTAGATGGCAATGGTTTGAACAGCACAATGCCTGATTGGTTTGATTCTTTAACTAATCTAAGTGTATTGAGTTTGAAGAGTAACCACTTAAAGGGTTCATTCCCTTCTTCACTATGCAAAATTAGGAGTCTTGTTGATATTTCCTTGTCCCACAATGAGTTGTCTGGTGGATTGCCTGATCTCATTGCTCTCTCTGGTCTACATGTACTTGATTTAAGAGAAAATCATTTAGATTCTGAACTGCCACTGATGCCTAAAGCAGTGGTCACAATTTTGCTTAGCAAAAATTCTTTTTCAGGTGAGATACCAAATCAGTTTAGTGAATTGGGCCATCTTCAGCATCTAGATCTTTCATCAAATCATCTCAGTAAGATGCCCCCAtcttccttgttctctttgccAAACATTAGCTATTTGAATTTAGCCAGCAATGAGCTAAGTGGATCCCTTCCACAGAAACTAAACTGTGGCAGCAAACTTGGGTTTGTGGATATCTCTAGTAACAAGTTAAATGCTGGACTTCCTTCTTGCTTGGCCAATACATCGGGTAAAAGAGTTATTAAATATGGTGGAAACTGTTTATCTATTGATTCTCAACCTCAGCGGCAAGGGACTTATTGTAAAGAATCCAGTTTGGGAAAGAAGAACTTCTGGAAATGGAAAATAGCTGCAGCAGTTGCCATGATTATTGTAATTGTTCTTGTACTTTCTGCttttggagtttttttttatagaaaatatcaTTCAAGGGAGATGTATAGGCATCAGATGTTGCCTAAGGCTGTTCAAGATAACTCAATAACAGGAGTTTCATCTGAAGTCCTTGCCAGTGCTA GATTCGTTTCTCAAGTAGTGAAGCTAGGGACACAAGCTACTCCTACATGTAGACAATTTTCAATTGAAGAGTTGAAGGAAGTCACAAGAAACTTTGATTTGTCAACTTATATTGGCGAAGGCTCCTTAGGAAAG CTGTACAAAGGTAAACTAGAGAATGGAACCTATGTGGTGATAAGATGTGTGGCTCTGTCAAAGAAATGCTCAATACAAAATCTTAAAGCTCGGTTGGATTTACTCTCAAAGCTGAACCATCCAAATTTGGTTAGCCTTTTGGGTCATTGTGTTGATGGTGATGGACAAGATGATTCTAGTGGCCTCAAACTTCATCTTGTTTATGAGTATGTGCTGAATGGGAGCTATCGTACCCATCTGTCAG AATTTTCATCAGACAAGGGACTGAAGTGGTCTGAtagattatcaattttaattggaGTTGCCAAAGCTGTGCACTTTTTACATACTGGAGTTATACCGGGTTGTTTTAGAAACCAGTTAAAGACAAACAATATTTTACTTGATGAGCATCACATTCCCAAACTAAGTGACTATGGTATGTCCATGATTGCTGAGGAGATCGAATACCTTGAG GCAAAGGGAGAGTATCCAAAATCATG ccaaagagaaaaattaGAAGATGATGTCTACAATTTCGGGTTGATACTGTTTGAGTCTCTTGTTGGACCCATAGCAAGCaagaaaggagagaaatattttcttgatgaaaag ACATCCTTTGACAGTCAAGATGGCAGAATTAAAATAGTGGATCCAGTAGTGTTAACCACTTGCTGTCCAGAGTCATTATCAATTGCAATATCTATCACAACCAAATGCATATCCCCAGAATCCTCAGCTCCTCCTTCTTTTGAGGATGTCTTATGGAACTTACAGTATGCAGCTCAAGTCCAAGCCACAGCAGATGCAGAACAAAAATCAGATTCTACATCCTAA
- the LOC114399253 gene encoding probable inactive leucine-rich repeat receptor-like protein kinase At3g03770 isoform X2, with the protein MLRVGSMRYFYLYLVVLTWFLSIPCTHELQLAQTQVLLQLRKYLEYPTSLQMWENYNVDLCSLPPSAHVSLKCEGNSVTELKIIGDRAVKVDKFNGPAVPNHTLSLSFSIDSFVTTLTRLTNLRVLRLVSLGIWGPLPDKIHRLSLLEVLDMSLNFLYGSVPPRMSTMVKLHTLTLDGNGLNSTMPDWFDSLTNLSVLSLKSNHLKGSFPSSLCKIRSLVDISLSHNELSGGLPDLIALSGLHVLDLRENHLDSELPLMPKAVVTILLSKNSFSGEIPNQFSELGHLQHLDLSSNHLSKMPPSSLFSLPNISYLNLASNELSGSLPQKLNCGSKLGFVDISSNKLNAGLPSCLANTSGKRVIKYGGNCLSIDSQPQRQGTYCKESSLGKKNFWKWKIAAAVAMIIVIVLVLSAFGVFFYRKYHSREMYRHQMLPKAVQDNSITGVSSEVLASARFVSQVVKLGTQATPTCRQFSIEELKEVTRNFDLSTYIGEGSLGKLYKGKLENGTYVVIRCVALSKKCSIQNLKARLDLLSKLNHPNLVSLLGHCVDGDGQDDSSGLKLHLVYEYVLNGSYRTHLSEFSSDKGLKWSDRLSILIGVAKAVHFLHTGVIPGCFRNQLKTNNILLDEHHIPKLSDYGMSMIAEEIEYLEAKGEYPKSCQREKLEDDVYNFGLILFESLVGPIASKKGEKYFLDEKTSFDSQDGRIKIVDPVVLTTCCPESLSIAISITTKCISPESSAPPSFEDVLWNLQYAAQVQATADAEQKSDSTS; encoded by the exons ATGCTCAGAGTTGGTTCAATGAGATATTTTTACCTCTATCTTGTGGTTCTTACTTGGTTTTTGTCCATCCCTTGTACCCACGAACTACAACTTGCTCAGACCCAAGTTCTGTTACAGTTAAGAAAGTATCTGGAGTACCCTACCTCTCTGCAAATGTGGGAAAATTACAATGTAGACCTTTGTAGCCTTCCTCCATCTGCACATGTGAGCCTTAAGTGTGAGGGTAATTCAGTAACTGAGCTTAAAATTATAGGAGATAGAGCTGTGAAGGTTGACAAGTTCAATGGACCTGCAGTTCCCAATCATACACTGTCACTGAGCTTCTCCATTGATTCTTTTGTCACCACATTGACGAGGTTAACCAACTTAAGGGTCCTTAGATTGGTGTCCTTGGGGATTTGGGGGCCACTTCCTGATAAAATTCATAGGCTGTCTTTGCTTGAAGTTTTGGATATGAGTTTAAATTTCTTATATGGTTCAGTGCCACCAAGAATGTCTACAATGGTCAAGCTTCATACACTGACACTAGATGGCAATGGTTTGAACAGCACAATGCCTGATTGGTTTGATTCTTTAACTAATCTAAGTGTATTGAGTTTGAAGAGTAACCACTTAAAGGGTTCATTCCCTTCTTCACTATGCAAAATTAGGAGTCTTGTTGATATTTCCTTGTCCCACAATGAGTTGTCTGGTGGATTGCCTGATCTCATTGCTCTCTCTGGTCTACATGTACTTGATTTAAGAGAAAATCATTTAGATTCTGAACTGCCACTGATGCCTAAAGCAGTGGTCACAATTTTGCTTAGCAAAAATTCTTTTTCAGGTGAGATACCAAATCAGTTTAGTGAATTGGGCCATCTTCAGCATCTAGATCTTTCATCAAATCATCTCAGTAAGATGCCCCCAtcttccttgttctctttgccAAACATTAGCTATTTGAATTTAGCCAGCAATGAGCTAAGTGGATCCCTTCCACAGAAACTAAACTGTGGCAGCAAACTTGGGTTTGTGGATATCTCTAGTAACAAGTTAAATGCTGGACTTCCTTCTTGCTTGGCCAATACATCGGGTAAAAGAGTTATTAAATATGGTGGAAACTGTTTATCTATTGATTCTCAACCTCAGCGGCAAGGGACTTATTGTAAAGAATCCAGTTTGGGAAAGAAGAACTTCTGGAAATGGAAAATAGCTGCAGCAGTTGCCATGATTATTGTAATTGTTCTTGTACTTTCTGCttttggagtttttttttatagaaaatatcaTTCAAGGGAGATGTATAGGCATCAGATGTTGCCTAAGGCTGTTCAAGATAACTCAATAACAGGAGTTTCATCTGAAGTCCTTGCCAGTGCTA GATTCGTTTCTCAAGTAGTGAAGCTAGGGACACAAGCTACTCCTACATGTAGACAATTTTCAATTGAAGAGTTGAAGGAAGTCACAAGAAACTTTGATTTGTCAACTTATATTGGCGAAGGCTCCTTAGGAAAG CTGTACAAAGGTAAACTAGAGAATGGAACCTATGTGGTGATAAGATGTGTGGCTCTGTCAAAGAAATGCTCAATACAAAATCTTAAAGCTCGGTTGGATTTACTCTCAAAGCTGAACCATCCAAATTTGGTTAGCCTTTTGGGTCATTGTGTTGATGGTGATGGACAAGATGATTCTAGTGGCCTCAAACTTCATCTTGTTTATGAGTATGTGCTGAATGGGAGCTATCGTACCCATCTGTCAG AATTTTCATCAGACAAGGGACTGAAGTGGTCTGAtagattatcaattttaattggaGTTGCCAAAGCTGTGCACTTTTTACATACTGGAGTTATACCGGGTTGTTTTAGAAACCAGTTAAAGACAAACAATATTTTACTTGATGAGCATCACATTCCCAAACTAAGTGACTATGGTATGTCCATGATTGCTGAGGAGATCGAATACCTTGAG GCAAAGGGAGAGTATCCAAAATCATG ccaaagagaaaaattaGAAGATGATGTCTACAATTTCGGGTTGATACTGTTTGAGTCTCTTGTTGGACCCATAGCAAGCaagaaaggagagaaatattttcttgatgaaaag ACATCCTTTGACAGTCAAGATGGCAGAATTAAAATAGTGGATCCAGTAGTGTTAACCACTTGCTGTCCAGAGTCATTATCAATTGCAATATCTATCACAACCAAATGCATATCCCCAGAATCCTCAGCTCCTCCTTCTTTTGAGGATGTCTTATGGAACTTACAGTATGCAGCTCAAGTCCAAGCCACAGCAGATGCAGAACAAAAATCAGATTCTACATCCTAA